Proteins encoded by one window of Haloarcula pelagica:
- a CDS encoding branched-chain amino acid ABC transporter permease, which translates to MSYATLLVTVGIIVGIYALLAVGMNMHWGDTGLLNFAHAGFFAVGAYASTILTTPGGEGLLAARLVGFDLPIVFGLLAGTVLAAAVGVVIALTSVRLEGDYLAMVTLSAAEIIRLVITNESWLTSGAQGISDIPRPAAGAFPVDVGGVALGYDLFYLVLVLGILGASYAVFERLSGSPFGRVLHAIREDEDVPRALGKHTSLFKLKSFGLGAGIAGLAGGLWAHFFFAINPTMFLPSLTFSVWAAVIIGGAGSYGGAIAGTVFIVGIRQVTRFLPNNIPFSSDLPFIRLIIIGIALIAVLYYRPQGLLGDRERLAAGQSMEGE; encoded by the coding sequence GTGAGCTACGCCACACTGCTGGTCACCGTCGGGATCATCGTGGGCATCTACGCGCTGCTGGCTGTCGGGATGAACATGCACTGGGGCGACACCGGCCTGCTCAACTTCGCCCACGCCGGCTTCTTCGCCGTCGGTGCCTACGCCTCGACGATCCTGACGACGCCCGGCGGTGAGGGGCTCCTGGCCGCGCGTCTGGTCGGCTTCGACCTGCCGATCGTGTTCGGACTGCTCGCTGGGACGGTACTGGCCGCCGCCGTCGGCGTCGTCATCGCGCTGACGAGCGTGCGCCTGGAGGGGGACTACCTCGCGATGGTCACGCTCAGCGCGGCCGAGATTATCCGGCTCGTCATCACCAACGAGTCCTGGCTCACAAGCGGTGCACAGGGGATCAGTGACATCCCGCGGCCGGCGGCCGGTGCGTTCCCGGTCGATGTCGGCGGCGTCGCGCTGGGGTACGACCTGTTCTATCTCGTGCTCGTCCTGGGGATACTCGGGGCGAGCTACGCCGTCTTCGAACGGCTCTCGGGGAGTCCCTTCGGACGCGTCCTCCACGCGATTCGCGAGGACGAGGATGTCCCGCGGGCGCTTGGCAAGCACACGTCGCTGTTCAAACTGAAGTCCTTCGGCCTGGGTGCGGGTATCGCGGGACTGGCCGGCGGGCTCTGGGCGCACTTTTTCTTCGCCATCAACCCGACGATGTTCCTGCCGTCGCTGACGTTCAGCGTCTGGGCGGCGGTCATCATCGGCGGCGCCGGCAGCTACGGCGGCGCCATCGCCGGGACCGTGTTCATCGTCGGTATCCGCCAGGTGACTCGGTTCCTCCCGAACAACATCCCGTTCAGCAGCGACCTGCCGTTCATCCGGCTCATCATCATCGGAATCGCCCTCATCGCGGTGCTGTACTACCGTCCGCAGGGACTGCTCGGTGACAGGGAGCGACTGGCCGCGGGCCAGTCGATGGAGGGCGAGTGA
- a CDS encoding branched-chain amino acid ABC transporter permease — MAGFDPQFIWFGLVSGSLIALGALGLTLIFGILDFINIAYGEYMALGAFMAFGLNTTLGLPVIAAAVIAVPAMGVLAIALDKAVFQHFRDRSAIVLLVVSIGLSFILRNLIRIVWGSGAKRFEVPIQQAPTYFGIQILADQVAIVVLSLAVLGGTFLLLRRTDIGIAMRAASDDTDLARIRGVDTERLVLYVWLVGGLIAAVAGVMLGLDGQLRPTMGFLSLIPIFAAVILGGIGDPVGAVAGGYAIGLLQELSVIVIPAEYKPLVGLVLLVAGLLTRPDGLFGEATR; from the coding sequence ATGGCGGGGTTCGATCCGCAGTTCATCTGGTTCGGCCTCGTCTCGGGGAGCCTCATCGCGCTCGGCGCGCTGGGGCTGACGCTGATCTTCGGGATCCTCGATTTCATCAACATCGCCTACGGCGAGTACATGGCGCTTGGCGCGTTCATGGCCTTCGGGCTGAACACCACGCTCGGCCTGCCGGTGATCGCCGCCGCCGTCATCGCCGTCCCGGCGATGGGCGTGCTGGCGATCGCGCTGGACAAGGCCGTCTTCCAGCACTTCCGGGACCGCTCTGCTATCGTGTTGCTGGTCGTCTCGATCGGGTTGTCGTTCATCCTGCGCAACCTCATCCGGATCGTCTGGGGAAGCGGAGCAAAGCGGTTCGAGGTCCCCATCCAGCAGGCCCCGACCTACTTCGGCATCCAGATTCTCGCCGATCAGGTCGCGATCGTCGTCCTGAGTCTCGCCGTGCTGGGCGGGACCTTCCTGCTCTTGCGCAGGACCGACATCGGCATCGCGATGCGTGCTGCCTCGGACGACACCGACCTCGCGCGCATCCGCGGCGTCGACACCGAGCGCCTCGTGCTGTACGTCTGGCTCGTCGGCGGCCTCATCGCGGCCGTCGCCGGCGTGATGCTGGGTCTGGACGGCCAGCTCCGACCGACGATGGGCTTCCTCTCGCTGATCCCCATCTTCGCCGCGGTCATCCTCGGCGGCATCGGTGACCCCGTCGGCGCGGTCGCCGGCGGCTACGCTATCGGGCTGCTCCAGGAGCTGTCGGTGATCGTCATCCCGGCGGAGTACAAACCGCTCGTCGGCCTCGTGTTGCTCGTGGCCGGCCTGCTGACCCGTCCGGACGGACTGTTCGGGGAGGCCACACGATGA
- a CDS encoding ABC transporter ATP-binding protein, with product MSEPVLRVENLRKSFGGLVAVDGASFEIEEGSIVGLIGPNGAGKSTTFNLITGFYEADGGTVEFRGEDIVDNSPEERAQRGMVRTFQITRELTGMKVAQNMRLGGQDHDGEKVVHALAGTAADREREIGSKAKTVLKQLELWELRDEYAGNLSGGQRKLLELGRALMANPDVLLLDEPMAGVNPSLTDEIIEMIDELCEQGITFLIVEHDVDMIMDISDKVIGMHQGQVLVSGPPSWVQKDEDLLEAYFGGEV from the coding sequence ATGAGCGAGCCAGTGCTTCGCGTCGAGAACCTCAGGAAGTCCTTCGGCGGACTCGTCGCCGTCGACGGCGCGAGCTTCGAGATCGAGGAAGGCAGTATCGTCGGCCTCATCGGGCCCAACGGGGCCGGGAAGTCGACGACGTTCAACCTCATCACCGGCTTCTACGAGGCCGACGGCGGGACCGTCGAGTTCCGCGGCGAGGATATCGTCGACAACTCGCCGGAGGAGCGCGCCCAGCGAGGGATGGTGCGGACGTTCCAGATCACCCGGGAACTGACCGGCATGAAGGTCGCACAGAACATGCGCCTGGGCGGCCAGGACCACGACGGCGAGAAGGTGGTCCACGCGCTGGCCGGGACCGCGGCCGACCGGGAGCGAGAGATCGGCTCGAAGGCCAAGACCGTCCTCAAACAGCTTGAGCTGTGGGAGCTACGCGACGAGTACGCCGGGAACCTCTCCGGCGGCCAGCGCAAACTGCTGGAACTGGGGCGGGCGCTGATGGCCAACCCGGACGTACTGCTGCTCGACGAGCCGATGGCGGGGGTCAACCCCAGCCTCACCGACGAGATCATCGAGATGATCGACGAACTCTGCGAGCAGGGGATCACCTTCCTGATCGTCGAACACGACGTTGACATGATAATGGACATCAGCGACAAGGTCATCGGGATGCACCAGGGCCAGGTGCTCGTCAGCGGCCCGCCCTCGTGGGTCCAGAAGGACGAGGACCTGCTGGAAGCGTACTTCGGAGGTGAGGTCTGA
- a CDS encoding ABC transporter ATP-binding protein translates to MMLLEAHELKSGYGDAIIVDGASLEMEHGEMVTIIGPNGAGKSTFLKTIVGLLRVREGSVVFQGEDITTISADEAIDYGMCFVPQVDNIFPNLTVMENLKMGAWSLTDDADFDRRVQAVYERFPELRDRTGTLTGNLSGGQQQMVAMGAGLMLDPDLLILDEPSAGLAPDLVDQMFDKISEINDAGTSVLMVEQNARRALEESDRGVVLDMGDSKLQGTGKELLESEEVAELYLGT, encoded by the coding sequence CTGATGCTGCTGGAAGCCCACGAGTTGAAGAGTGGCTACGGCGACGCCATCATCGTCGACGGCGCCAGCCTGGAGATGGAGCACGGCGAGATGGTGACGATCATCGGCCCCAACGGCGCCGGGAAGTCGACGTTCCTGAAGACGATCGTCGGCCTGCTTCGCGTTCGCGAGGGGAGTGTCGTCTTCCAGGGCGAGGACATCACGACCATCTCGGCCGACGAAGCCATCGATTACGGCATGTGTTTCGTCCCCCAGGTCGACAACATCTTCCCGAACCTCACGGTCATGGAGAACCTGAAGATGGGGGCCTGGTCGCTGACCGACGACGCCGACTTCGACCGCCGCGTCCAGGCCGTCTACGAGCGGTTTCCGGAGCTACGGGACCGCACCGGGACCCTCACCGGGAACTTGAGCGGCGGCCAACAGCAGATGGTCGCGATGGGCGCGGGACTGATGCTCGATCCGGACCTGCTCATCCTCGACGAGCCCTCCGCGGGACTGGCCCCGGACCTCGTCGACCAGATGTTCGACAAGATCAGCGAGATCAACGACGCGGGGACCTCGGTGCTGATGGTCGAGCAGAACGCCCGCCGCGCGCTCGAAGAGTCCGACCGCGGCGTGGTCCTCGACATGGGCGACTCGAAGCTCCAGGGGACCGGCAAGGAACTGCTCGAATCCGAGGAGGTCGCGGAGCTCTACCTGGGAACCTGA
- a CDS encoding methyl-accepting chemotaxis protein, whose amino-acid sequence MNERSHTPNGARGYRDRVESDQPDDEKSADQLRRERDEWRHLFTQLIEGFPEPMFAVDDDRVLRYFNEAAATEYGRDRTEAIGTEGYEFFGTEGESEILAETVARTGETVREEEFRSVPTPDGRLWNRSMAVAMTDLHGDGIGAVERTPIVTDIVQQRDRMADAQETVTEEVTTSVRELRETADEVAGQSAQMSDSAARQEETMSQVAGEVSNLSANVEEVASTAREVEATSERAEDLATDGQAAATDAIEVMESVSDAAGEMGADVSELQDRLAEIDDIVEVIDDIAEQTNMLALNASIEAARAGEAGEGFGVVADEIKGLATDSQRQAKEIERTIDEVQVTAARTVEGIQETNRELEAGVEQAESVMETLADIVRAVSRTARGIRDVATAADDQAASTQEIASMVDEAADRADDLATTVDSIADANRTQRDLVEDIDASIEDLRETMAEIDTG is encoded by the coding sequence ATGAACGAGCGATCACACACGCCGAACGGCGCACGCGGCTACCGGGACCGAGTGGAATCCGACCAGCCGGACGACGAGAAGTCCGCCGACCAGCTCCGCCGGGAGCGCGACGAGTGGCGACACCTGTTCACACAGCTCATCGAGGGGTTCCCCGAACCGATGTTCGCCGTCGACGACGACCGGGTGTTGCGCTACTTCAACGAAGCGGCGGCGACGGAGTACGGGCGTGACCGCACAGAGGCCATCGGCACCGAGGGGTACGAGTTCTTCGGCACCGAGGGCGAGTCCGAGATCCTCGCCGAGACGGTCGCGCGGACCGGCGAGACAGTCCGCGAGGAGGAGTTCCGGTCGGTCCCGACACCGGACGGGCGCCTCTGGAACCGGTCGATGGCAGTCGCGATGACCGACCTCCACGGCGACGGCATCGGTGCCGTGGAGAGGACCCCCATCGTCACCGACATCGTCCAGCAGCGCGACCGGATGGCCGACGCCCAGGAGACCGTCACCGAGGAGGTCACCACGTCGGTCCGGGAACTCCGGGAGACCGCCGACGAAGTCGCGGGACAGTCGGCGCAGATGAGCGACTCCGCCGCCCGTCAGGAGGAGACGATGAGCCAGGTGGCCGGCGAGGTGTCGAACCTGAGTGCGAACGTCGAGGAGGTCGCCTCGACCGCACGCGAAGTCGAGGCCACGAGCGAGCGCGCGGAGGACCTCGCCACCGACGGCCAGGCCGCGGCGACCGACGCCATCGAGGTCATGGAGTCGGTCAGCGACGCCGCCGGCGAGATGGGCGCGGACGTGAGCGAACTCCAGGACCGACTGGCCGAGATCGACGACATCGTGGAGGTGATCGACGACATCGCCGAACAGACGAACATGCTTGCGCTGAACGCCTCCATCGAGGCGGCCCGCGCCGGCGAGGCCGGCGAGGGCTTCGGCGTCGTCGCCGACGAGATCAAGGGGCTCGCGACCGACTCACAACGGCAGGCAAAGGAGATCGAGCGGACCATCGACGAGGTCCAGGTGACCGCGGCCAGGACCGTCGAGGGAATCCAGGAGACGAACCGCGAACTCGAAGCCGGCGTCGAGCAGGCCGAATCGGTGATGGAGACGCTCGCGGACATCGTGAGGGCGGTCTCGCGGACGGCCCGCGGGATCAGGGATGTCGCGACAGCGGCCGACGACCAGGCGGCTTCGACCCAGGAGATCGCAAGCATGGTCGACGAGGCGGCCGACCGAGCCGACGACCTGGCGACGACGGTCGACAGTATCGCCGACGCGAACCGGACACAGCGAGACCTCGTCGAGGACATCGACGCGTCGATCGAGGACCTCCGAGAGACGATGGCCGAGATCGACACCGGGTAG
- a CDS encoding 2-oxo acid dehydrogenase subunit E2, whose protein sequence is MSDRTDRIEPRSARRRGTVDYMRAAGRRSNVHGLVEVDVTEARRRIEAIEAETGTAPSFTAFLVCCLARAIEDHPGVNAYRDWRGRVHVFRAVDVNVLVETTVDGERMGVPHVVRRANERSLRSIHDEIRAAQDAEDPTALSRWAELGLRLPGFVRRLVWRLPQWLPERWTDVAGTVAVTSVGMFGAGGGWAISPTNYTLQLTVGGIGERPAFVDGTLAEREILNLTVTVDHDIVDGGAAARFVNRLCELIEDAHGLEPQADGHS, encoded by the coding sequence ATGAGCGACCGAACCGACAGGATCGAACCACGCTCCGCCCGTCGGCGGGGAACGGTCGACTACATGCGGGCGGCGGGTCGGCGAAGCAACGTCCACGGGCTCGTCGAGGTCGACGTGACCGAGGCGCGTCGCCGTATCGAGGCCATCGAAGCGGAGACCGGAACGGCCCCGTCGTTCACCGCGTTTCTCGTGTGCTGTCTCGCACGGGCCATCGAGGATCACCCGGGGGTCAACGCGTACAGGGACTGGCGGGGTCGCGTGCACGTGTTCCGAGCCGTCGACGTGAACGTGCTCGTCGAGACGACGGTCGACGGAGAGCGGATGGGCGTCCCACACGTCGTCAGACGCGCGAACGAGCGATCGCTCCGATCGATCCACGACGAGATTCGGGCCGCACAGGACGCCGAGGACCCGACAGCCCTCTCACGGTGGGCCGAGCTGGGACTTCGACTCCCCGGGTTCGTCCGGCGTCTCGTCTGGCGGCTCCCGCAGTGGCTGCCCGAGCGGTGGACGGACGTGGCCGGGACGGTCGCCGTGACCTCCGTCGGGATGTTCGGAGCGGGTGGCGGGTGGGCGATCAGCCCGACGAACTACACGCTACAGTTGACGGTCGGCGGCATCGGCGAGCGACCGGCGTTCGTCGACGGGACGCTCGCCGAGCGTGAGATTCTCAATCTCACGGTGACCGTCGATCACGACATCGTCGACGGTGGGGCCGCCGCTCGCTTCGTCAACCGGCTGTGCGAACTGATCGAGGACGCGCACGGGCTGGAACCGCAGGCCGACGGCCATTCCTGA
- a CDS encoding CPBP family intramembrane glutamic endopeptidase — METDDDAAATEFSTAGVADPASVPPSGSSFGRRFGVSLLLGLPGIGALVAYIYATTPPAAVPPGLSLPLLAVLSGVNPLLLLAVACLLGAYTAPRVGLRSAVIDRTAAGDGLRTRLRTEVGLAVAVGLLGSLLIVVLDAVMVPFVAQDLPQSAVGTPRPTVVGVLAYAPVRFLYGGITEELVLRFGLMSALAFTGWSVAGRRTGGPRPAVMWAAIVVSAVLFGVGHLPALAQSVSLTPALIARTVLLNAVAGVLFGWLYWRRSLEAAMVAHASFHVPLVVLSLVQVALL, encoded by the coding sequence ATGGAGACGGACGACGACGCCGCCGCGACCGAGTTCTCGACAGCGGGAGTCGCGGACCCCGCGTCCGTTCCGCCGAGCGGGTCCTCGTTCGGCAGGCGATTCGGTGTGTCCCTGTTGTTGGGGCTGCCCGGAATCGGTGCCCTCGTCGCCTATATCTACGCCACGACGCCGCCGGCCGCCGTCCCGCCCGGGCTGTCGCTCCCGCTGCTTGCCGTCCTCTCGGGTGTCAACCCGCTACTGTTGCTCGCCGTCGCGTGTCTCCTCGGCGCGTACACAGCGCCGCGGGTGGGACTGCGCTCGGCCGTCATCGATCGGACGGCGGCCGGTGACGGACTCCGAACGCGCCTCCGGACCGAGGTCGGCCTGGCAGTCGCTGTCGGGCTCCTGGGGAGCCTCCTGATCGTCGTCCTCGACGCGGTGATGGTGCCGTTCGTCGCCCAGGACCTGCCCCAGTCGGCGGTCGGCACACCGAGACCGACCGTCGTCGGTGTGCTCGCGTACGCTCCCGTCCGATTCCTCTACGGGGGGATCACCGAGGAACTCGTGCTCCGGTTCGGTCTCATGTCGGCCCTCGCGTTTACCGGCTGGTCCGTCGCTGGTCGGCGGACCGGTGGCCCCCGGCCGGCAGTGATGTGGGCCGCGATCGTGGTGTCCGCGGTGCTGTTCGGCGTGGGGCACCTCCCGGCGCTCGCCCAGTCGGTCAGCCTCACCCCGGCACTGATCGCCCGCACCGTTCTCCTGAACGCTGTCGCGGGCGTCCTCTTTGGCTGGCTCTACTGGCGCCGGAGTCTTGAGGCGGCGATGGTGGCTCACGCGTCGTTTCACGTTCCACTGGTGGTGCTCTCGCTGGTGCAAGTCGCCCTGCTCTGA
- a CDS encoding TIGR00341 family protein — protein sequence MRLVQILIPQGSRSAILEALDEEGIDYAVFDEVGRGEFEAMVQFPIPPSGVEPVMDDLVEAGAQKDAYTIVLPTETVVSERLSALVERFPGLRIAREELYARAQDLAPATSTFFAFLFLSTVIATTGLLLDSAATIIGAMVVAPLMGPAISASVGTILDDPEMASRGVTLQVTGLLAAIATAAVMGWLLKQTVLIPPGLDIRTVPQVAERTSPNFLSLFLALGSGMAGSISIMRGSGSTLVGVAIAVALVPPAATSGLGIAFGLPGVAIAGAVLVVVNLLAINISALGLFWLAGFKPLDAGQFEGVRASVLSRIVVIAIAIAVLSIALGAVTWTTFQTQAFEQQTQAELQDRFEAADIEGVELVSVTVDYEPIDLLLGNEPRVNVLVAIPRDLEAPPDLAQRWDDELTAEFDRDVVVRVGFIEAQVSDGRSPEPRAGLALPGTAEWAPESADVPRSPAVSRSLIGQRTASGSGTIA from the coding sequence ATGCGACTCGTCCAGATCCTGATCCCGCAGGGGTCCCGGTCGGCGATCCTCGAAGCCCTCGACGAGGAGGGGATCGACTACGCAGTGTTCGACGAGGTCGGCCGCGGGGAGTTCGAGGCGATGGTCCAGTTTCCCATCCCGCCGAGTGGTGTCGAACCGGTGATGGACGACCTCGTCGAGGCTGGCGCTCAGAAGGACGCCTACACCATCGTGCTCCCGACCGAGACCGTCGTCTCGGAGCGCCTGTCCGCGCTCGTCGAGCGGTTTCCAGGCCTCCGGATCGCCCGCGAAGAGCTGTACGCACGGGCACAGGACCTCGCGCCGGCGACCTCTACGTTCTTTGCCTTCCTCTTCTTGAGCACCGTCATCGCGACGACGGGGCTGTTGCTCGACTCAGCGGCGACGATCATCGGCGCGATGGTCGTCGCGCCGCTGATGGGACCGGCTATCTCGGCGAGCGTCGGGACGATCCTCGACGATCCGGAGATGGCATCACGAGGGGTCACACTCCAGGTGACGGGGCTCCTGGCGGCCATCGCGACGGCGGCAGTCATGGGCTGGCTGCTCAAGCAGACGGTGCTCATCCCGCCAGGGCTGGACATCCGGACCGTCCCGCAGGTCGCAGAACGGACGAGCCCGAACTTCCTCTCGCTGTTTCTCGCACTGGGCTCGGGGATGGCCGGGTCGATCAGCATCATGCGGGGGTCCGGCTCGACGCTCGTCGGGGTGGCCATCGCCGTCGCACTGGTGCCACCCGCCGCGACATCCGGGCTGGGGATCGCGTTCGGGCTGCCGGGCGTCGCTATCGCCGGCGCCGTCCTCGTCGTCGTGAACCTCCTCGCCATCAACATCTCCGCGCTGGGCCTGTTCTGGCTTGCCGGGTTCAAGCCCCTCGACGCGGGGCAGTTCGAGGGCGTTCGGGCGTCCGTCCTCTCGCGGATCGTCGTCATCGCTATCGCCATCGCAGTCCTCTCGATCGCCCTCGGTGCGGTCACGTGGACGACCTTCCAGACCCAGGCCTTCGAGCAGCAGACACAGGCCGAACTCCAGGACCGGTTCGAGGCGGCGGACATCGAGGGCGTCGAACTCGTCTCGGTGACCGTCGACTACGAACCGATCGATCTGCTCCTCGGAAACGAGCCACGCGTGAACGTCCTGGTCGCTATTCCACGGGACCTGGAAGCGCCCCCCGACCTCGCCCAGCGCTGGGACGACGAGCTGACCGCGGAGTTCGACCGCGATGTCGTCGTCCGCGTCGGGTTCATCGAGGCACAGGTCTCCGACGGTCGGTCGCCGGAGCCACGGGCGGGGCTTGCCCTCCCCGGAACGGCGGAGTGGGCACCGGAATCGGCCGACGTACCACGTTCCCCGGCCGTCTCGCGCTCCCTGATCGGACAGCGAACGGCCTCGGGCAGCGGGACCATCGCATAG
- a CDS encoding DUF1269 domain-containing protein: MDGAKDMREKMFDFQKRELIQLEDAAVVVRNEKGRAKVKQAHSLVGAGALGGAFWGMLIGLLFFAPWLGLIAGAAAGAVSGKLGDIGIDDTFIKEVSEAIEPGTSALFLLTREAQLERIVEETSDVEFEIIETNLSPEDETRLREAFAAEEVAG; this comes from the coding sequence ATGGACGGCGCTAAAGACATGCGCGAGAAGATGTTCGACTTCCAGAAACGTGAGCTGATCCAGCTCGAAGACGCGGCGGTCGTCGTCCGTAACGAGAAGGGGCGAGCGAAGGTCAAGCAGGCCCACAGCCTCGTCGGCGCGGGGGCGCTCGGCGGGGCGTTCTGGGGCATGCTGATCGGGCTGCTCTTTTTCGCCCCGTGGCTCGGACTGATCGCTGGCGCGGCTGCCGGTGCGGTGTCGGGCAAGCTCGGCGACATCGGGATCGACGACACGTTCATCAAGGAGGTCAGCGAGGCCATCGAGCCCGGAACGTCCGCGCTGTTCCTGCTGACGCGGGAGGCTCAGCTCGAACGGATCGTCGAGGAGACCAGCGACGTGGAGTTCGAGATCATCGAGACGAACCTCTCGCCCGAGGACGAGACGCGCCTCCGGGAGGCGTTCGCCGCCGAAGAGGTCGCCGGCTGA
- a CDS encoding DUF5518 domain-containing protein, with product MVNWIAVLYGIVTAFAIGLASGLGLPFTSITLPIVGAGVTGLVAGGVAGYFAREGLGSGIVHGFLATSIGGLLVGLVLLLTGTIVAGVIGFSAGVVFLTLVAAHGIPGAVGGAIGGILGRGSATTGQPTT from the coding sequence ATGGTAAACTGGATCGCTGTCCTGTACGGCATCGTCACGGCGTTCGCGATCGGTCTCGCCAGCGGGCTCGGGCTCCCGTTTACGAGTATCACGCTCCCCATCGTCGGGGCCGGAGTGACCGGACTCGTCGCCGGTGGCGTCGCCGGATACTTCGCGCGCGAGGGGCTGGGGAGCGGGATCGTCCACGGGTTCCTCGCGACGAGCATCGGTGGGCTGTTGGTCGGACTCGTCCTGTTGTTGACCGGAACGATCGTGGCCGGCGTCATCGGTTTCAGCGCCGGCGTCGTCTTTCTCACCCTGGTCGCCGCCCACGGCATCCCGGGCGCCGTCGGCGGCGCGATCGGCGGCATCCTCGGGCGAGGGAGCGCCACGACCGGCCAGCCGACTACCTGA
- a CDS encoding helix-turn-helix transcriptional regulator translates to MQGSYEPDRILSRVPLLEATREGPADRPALQDELDISRATAYRRTAALTDDGLLERTPAGYRTTGAGAAVVDAAERFERSLTAIDRLQPLLAQLSAPELTRNIHLFADADLHTATPQHPSAPIEPWLDHFESFDRSRNMVVAGCPPAVTQQGLEHARNGVDFEAICTPLALEADQNASQEAFDTIANAEAPSLYTHPGLPFTMGIIDEVVIVGGFDDETALPVASITTDNPEARQWAGDLYRRYRDAADPLDLAESNLSA, encoded by the coding sequence ATGCAAGGGAGTTACGAGCCAGATCGGATCCTGTCACGGGTGCCGCTGCTCGAGGCGACCCGCGAGGGGCCGGCCGATCGGCCGGCCTTACAGGACGAACTCGACATCTCGCGGGCGACGGCCTACCGTCGGACGGCCGCGCTCACCGACGACGGCCTGCTCGAACGGACGCCAGCGGGCTACCGGACGACCGGTGCCGGCGCGGCCGTCGTTGACGCCGCCGAACGGTTCGAACGGTCGCTGACGGCGATCGATCGGTTACAACCCCTGCTCGCGCAGCTTTCGGCACCGGAACTCACGCGAAACATCCATCTCTTTGCCGACGCCGACCTCCACACCGCGACGCCACAGCACCCCAGCGCCCCCATCGAACCGTGGCTCGACCACTTCGAGTCGTTCGACCGCTCTCGAAACATGGTCGTCGCCGGCTGCCCGCCCGCGGTCACCCAGCAGGGGCTCGAACACGCGCGCAACGGCGTCGACTTCGAGGCCATCTGTACGCCGCTGGCGCTCGAAGCCGATCAGAACGCGTCCCAGGAGGCGTTCGACACCATCGCGAACGCCGAGGCGCCGTCGCTGTACACTCATCCCGGGCTCCCGTTCACCATGGGGATCATCGACGAGGTCGTCATCGTCGGGGGCTTCGACGACGAGACGGCGCTCCCGGTCGCCTCGATCACCACCGACAACCCCGAGGCACGTCAATGGGCCGGGGACCTCTATCGCCGGTACAGGGACGCCGCCGACCCTCTCGATCTGGCGGAGTCGAACCTGTCGGCCTGA